The Peromyscus maniculatus bairdii isolate BWxNUB_F1_BW_parent chromosome 6, HU_Pman_BW_mat_3.1, whole genome shotgun sequence genome has a segment encoding these proteins:
- the Sptssb gene encoding serine palmitoyltransferase small subunit B, producing the protein MDFKSVKEYFAWLYYQYQIISCCAVLEPWEQSMFNTILLTIVAMVVYTAYVFIPIHIRLAWEFFSKICGYHSSVSN; encoded by the coding sequence ATGGATTTCAAGAGTGTGAAGGAGTATTTTGCTTGGCTCTACTATCAATACCAAATCATCAGCTGCTGTGCCGTCCTGGAGCCCTGGGAACAGTCTATGTTCAATACCATCTTACTGACCATTGTTGCTATGGTAGTGTACACTGCCTATGTCTTCATCCCCATCCACATCCGCCTGGCTTGGGAATTTTTCTCCAAAATATGTGGCTATCACAGTTCAGTGTCTAACTGA